The following DNA comes from Solanum stenotomum isolate F172 chromosome 11, ASM1918654v1, whole genome shotgun sequence.
gtggaatcccactaggtggggtctggggagggtagagtgtacgcagaccttgccactacctcgtgcgaggtagagaggctgtttccggaaGACCCTCAGCTCAGGTACATCAAATCCAAACTAAAACTACAGTTTGAAGAATCAAAAAGATACCTCGGCAGAAAATTCGGAGGCCAACACCCCATATGTCGTTAGCACGACATCACTTCGAGCAAGCACTTTTGCATCCTTTGATCTTGTCTGCCCATAGTAAACATAAACAGATAGAGCCCCAGGTTGTGCATGGGCTTCAATCTCTGCCTACGAGTGACGAATTCATCTTCAGATATCTATATGTAATACGTGAAtcccttttattttcttttggttttgaCAATTGTGTAGAGCTGAATATGCCCAATGCACCATATTAGTTCCTAAAAACATAGTCATACTAATTTTCCAGTTGAAGCAGATATGAAGTACCTTCCATTGACCCAGTAGCGTCATTGGACATATAATCAGATTGCCACCAGAGATAAGTATCGGCTTATGTTTCAAAAGCTTATCAAGACTAGAGAATTTTGCAGATTTCTTCACAAAAGTCGGAGAATGACCTAAGATATTACTAGCTTCTCCATTTTCACTAGACAGCTGACTTGTAGATTGGCTTCCTGATGATCCACCTCTTTCAGAATGACTGAGGAGGAGAGATATAGTCATTATAGTCTTCCCTAGCCCCATGGAATCTGCCAAAATCTTCAGAATATTCTCAAGTCATTAGGTGGATAGTGCATATATACCACCAACAAacaaaatatcccaaaaaagtaaaagaagcATAGCATCAACATACTCCTCCTCTAGCCATTTCAAGGGTACTTGGAAATTCAGTGGTCGCATCACCCGAAAATGCATTCAAGTAAACAACAAGGTCCCTCCTGAAATGAATATTTAGTGTACagaatatgaaaataaatgGTAAAAGCATGTAAGCTAACATTCACATACTCGTCTTTCAGGCGGTAAGCATTCCAACATGGATGCAGAGTTGTTGCTGCTTCATCCGTGTTTCTTCCCCTCTCCAGTTGCATCATCCAATGAAGCGCCTGCTTCTGATAGGGTCGCAGTTCGCACTGGAGCATACTTGGTGGTTCCATTTCCTAAAATATGATTGTAAAAGTATTTAATAAGCACAAAGAACTCCATAGGCAAATAAACTATGTTGAGTTGGCCATACCTGTAGCTTTGAGCTATCGGCTAAACCAACAATACAGTCAAGATCAGTATCAGAAATTGACTCATCATCCTCAACTTTATCTCCATCTGCAGATGAGGAGCTTTTGGATAAGTTTGCACGCAATAATGAGGCAGGACCTCCGGAGCTGTCCTGTGGAGACAAATGAAGCATCAAAACTCAACATTTTAATCAGGTGTAGGTCGCAGCTGATCTAAGAGAGAGCAATCCTAGAACAACATCTTGCTACTCTACTTTAATAGGATAAAGCGGAGCAAGAGAGAGAGAAGCGAGTGGAAACTCTCTTCTTGTCTTACCTGTTCGTTCAAAGGCCGCTTCCTCGTGTATAAATCAGCTGGAGTAAATTCTGCCTAATGACAATCAAGAAAGAAATTATGAATTAATCTCACTCAATCATCGATGAGATGGACTCTTAGAACTAGGCAGGATACGCTGATTCCAACTGATAAACAAGTTGTCGTAAGAGGGTTATAATTCATAATAACTATGATCAGAAAGCATCAACTATTTCCTAAAGCATAGAGAACCAAGGAAAAAATTATCACCTTCTTAAAAGGAGTAAGCCCGAGCAAATGGAACAAAGTGGGAAGGGGGTGAACAACTGTATCATCTGCGGGACTGCTTCTAGCCTTTAGTGATGTCTGATGGCTTTTACGAAACATGGAACTGTTAATATGCACTCTGCATATAAGGAAAAGTTGATCAAAATCACCACCATCTGTATTGCGTCTCGTGAAACTGGATTCCTCACCTCAAATGTTAAACTACAACACAATTAAAACTACTATCAGAGTACCTGACAGACAAAAGAACAGAGTCCATAATCCCTAATATATTAGGGGCCGATttgcaacatccttcaattctaATCTTTTTATCCCTCACCAGAGGCAAAATACATCGAGCCCATTCGTTTGGAATACGCCCAATCTGTCATTCCATAACAAACAACCACAAAAAATTAGGCATATCAAACAGAATTCAAATCAAGAAAGTTCTAGCATTCCACTCGGTCACACCCATAAAAAAACTAATTGTCAATAAATTCTTCCTTTCGACCAATTCACTCCATATTCAGACACTCTCTAAAGCAGAACCAGGTGCACCCACTGCCCCAAGCTCAAACAATATTTATGTGTAAGAtaacatatattaaaatgatGCACTACTGCATTTTaacctcttcttttttcttttaagatcTGGGTGTTCTTCGGACCAACTTGCTCGGATCTTAACTGATCCACCAGGCAGCTTATCCAGCCCAAGAGCAGAAGTTGACAAGGTAATTCTACCCACTAAGGCTGGAATAGATGGGTTCACAGCAAATGTTGTAGCTTGGATTTGAACATGGGATCACCAAGTTATCACTCACATGCCGCAATGAGGTGGATCCAGGATTTAGAAGCGGTGCATTCTGAAATATATACTCCTTTTGTTTCAAATTGTTGGTTTGGTTGGTTTTGATTtagcacggagtttaagaaagtaaataagatttttgaatcttgtgggcTTACattaaagatatgtagaatgtatcaaaatgtcttttaatcttgtaGTCATACacatgtcatgtggaaagttagaattaaGGAGTTGACAATAAaaaaagagacattctttttgaaacggattaataaggaaagtaagacaaacaaatagaaatggagggagtatctTTTTTTTGGTATAGCCGTGCAGTATCTGGTACCTACTGGCCTTACTAATCCGAATCGACCATTCATGGTACCTACGGCCTGACTCTTGGATTCTCTATTCTCCATGCTCGAACACGAGACATCTAGTTAAGGGTAGAGGATCAACTTtcatctcatatatatatatattcatacatATATAAAGGGTTCAAGCCTAAAGTTGCGGGCTTTGCTGAGCAACAGAAGCCTTCTACATTCCCCACCGGCCTCAACCACTAGATCATCCTCTCCAGGACACAACCATTGTCCTAGATCCACATTGGTTTTGAATGCAACTTGACTAATGTAAAACCTTGGCAACTTCCTTCTTCCATTTTCCTTATATGTTCATTTGGCTAGGGGAATTAcatcaaatgcaacaaaatgaGATCGATTTAAaggaacataaagaagaaaatggTACCTCTCCACAAGCCTTTGTAGAAAACCTTACAATTTCAGAACACGCAGCTGCTTGACGCCCTCGTCCACCGCCAAACTTCCCAGGTGAAGGTGAACTCAATTTCTTCTCCACTGGGAATGTAAAATCAACTTCATCACCAGGCTTCAAAATCCTCCCTTTACAAGTTGACATACCAGCAACCTCACCACACCCCACATACCACCATTCACTCCCCATATCACACCCAGTCCTCTTAACCACCAACCCATTACCCCCACACTCACTCCCCAAATCACACCCAGCCCTCTTACCCACCAAACCATTACTCCCCGTATCACACCCAGCCCTCTTACCCACCAACCCATTATCCCCAAATTCACTTTCAGTATCCAATCCCTCATTTGAAGAAACTCTACTAATCTCAGCTTCTTTGATCTTACTACTAACATTCCCAGCTTCCGAATTCAAATGGGTATTGCGAATTTCAATTTTCTTGAAACTCGGGGTGTCGAAAATGATGTTTATTGCAGCTGTAGGATCGTTTTTCGCCATGTGAAGTGATCTAATTATGTCCATCTCTGTATATTCATCGCCAACAATTGAACGCACCATTGAAACAAGCTCCTCAGTGACTTTGATCCCCGCCATTACAGTGAATTCCCACAGAAAAAAAGTCCGATAATTACAGTGAATCcctaattgaatttttgaatttgttgaagaagatagtgaaaatttgaaaaacccTAAACGGGTTTAGAAATGGCGGGTTGGTTTTTTATTTGTTCACGAAAAGAGAAATGCATGCGAGTATTTTACAAGTTCCCGCCTAGAAAAACTCCCTCAATTTCTTATTGGAGTTATATGTTCCGACTTTCGACCAATTGAATATAAGATAAAatgttttgaaataattttatgcGTATTTTCATGTGAATCACTAAAAATATGTTACTTCATTTGATTATATGTGTTAATCTTAATGCATACTCTGTCTCATAGTATTAGTTAATATTTATCCATATTACTAAAAGTAGTTGTCACAAATTTGTAAAgttcttttttgaaaatgtaaacaaattggtaaaatttgggataaattaataaaattatattttttattatgatttattaagAAGCGTATAAAAGAAAAGTggacaattaatatgaaataaaattcaaaaggtTCAAGTCATAAAACTTTATTCATGTTTCAAAATAATGTTAATGTTTATAATTAAAGAAAGTGAAACATTTTATTGATTGGTGTATCTACTTAACAAACTATTgtaaacacacacaaaaaaataatcaaaatatgaaTGGAAAGTACTATTTAATAGAaacaatattttatatgtttgatTAAAACAGACTATAATCTaagtatttaaataaaatttattggaGATTTAAGTGATTGTAGATTACGTAATACATGCTTGTttggtttcttttatttgattcattCACCAAAATATGTTTGCTAGCAACTTCAtgggataagggtttgaaaaatacttcaactttggtcggatttgttgttgcgatactaaactttcatgaggacctattaccttcctagactatttaataccgtattttaaacatatatatttcccacgtggacataaaagataatgcaaaattataaataataatgtatccaCGTGGGTTCAGGGAGTAAAAAATATggattaaatagtctagggaggtaataggtccttatgaaagtttagtatcgcaacaacaaatccgaccaaaattagattatttttcagacccttatccctaactTCATAATAGTAGTATTGCGGAGCCATAATTTGGAATTCTAAATTTGTTAGCATCATATATAATTGATGCATCAcatgatacatgtatatgaCCAATATATCTTTAGAAGGTTACtggtttttatttatttattatattgtttatagTGTTAcacattaataatttttttaaaaaattaacaatatcataaaaaaaatttggacataattattataagaaaatgttGGATATATGGtaaaatacatttatttaataatgaGGTGAAGAAAAGATCAACGACGTGATtacttcaaataattttttaccaaaTCACAATTTTTATCGCTACTTAACAACTAATTTATAATATGATGTAATATTGCATTTAATTTAaggtaataatatatatatatatatatatatatatataacaattatCCAAACAAGCTATTGGATAAGAGCGGGTTATTCAaataataaagggaaaaaggacaaatatacccccagaCTTTCGTAAATGGTATCTAAATACCCCTCGTTATACTTTTAGAACATTGATGCCCCTACCGTCTAATTTTTGGACCGTGTATACCCTTTGGACTAACGGAGGGACACGTGTCACGATCTTAACAACCTATCCAAAAcgtatttaatttttattttcaattaaaaaattgaccCGGATAATTAAAAACCCACCCAAGTAATTTAAGACCCGCTCCGAAATTATAACCAAGTTATCAAGAGAAGGAGATCAAGAACTAATCATAAAGTAAAATTCAAAGTTTAGCCGTGTTAGCATTAAATTCCTTGGAAATGGAAATTCATGAAGGAAAGTTGAGTAATCCTTGAATTGCCAATCAAACCAGGAAGCTTCGGTCTGGTACGAATACCAGTACCAATTGTCGCTTGAAAAATGTCGGAAGTGTTCCAAAAGGTCATAGCAGTATGTGATGCTTTCCCTGAGGCTGCTGAATGTATTGTTGATTTTTGATTTTCATAGATCTATTTTCTTGGTTTTCAACCCTacaatctttatttttcaaaatttcagtCATCGAAAAAAGTTATTGAGTTTTGTTTTGTGATTATAAATCCATTCAAAGGTCGCTGGTTTGATTCGTTGGAGTTTGCTAGTTCGATTCGCCGGAGTTCGTTGGTTCAATTCACCAGAGGTCGCTGGTTCGATTCGCCGGAATTGTTGGAGCAGCAGTGAGGGAGAGATGGGTGAGTGGTGGTCAGGTTTCATGGTGGATGAAGGGTCGCTACCTCACTGATTTCGCTGGAGTGTCTCTAGAGCAAGGGAGGTTGAGTTTAATAGCAATTAGAGGTGGTTTTGTATATGGAGCTTCGCCGGAGAAGATGGAGTTGCAACAGTGGTGTTGGGTATCTGTTCTTAGGGTGTATGGTTATTGGAACTAGAAAAGAATGAGAAAATGGGATTTATTTGGGTGGGTCTTAAATTATTTGGGTGGGTTTTTAATTATTCGGGTCGGATTATTTAAttggaaataaaaattaaataaatttttgataGGTTATTAAGATCATGACACGTGTCCCTCCGTTAGTCCAAAGGGTATACATGCTCCAAAAATTAGACGGTAGGGGCATCAACGTTCTAAAAGTATAATGAGGGGTATTTAGATACCATTTAcgaaagttcgggggtatatttgtcctttttcccaatAATAAATACACTTCACCTTCAATCCTAAATTTATGCAttcaaattaccaaaaaaatataaaatgggTACAAGCTCCAGGGGGaagagaggggggggggggagggtaAGAAACAACAAGTTATCCAAAGATTAAAAACTttcatttgtttaaatttaacGAAAGTCTTAATGTTAATCAAACATTTTACTAATTTCGTCAATTCACCCCTCCATTTATCACCACCAATTATCATCTATTGTTATCGAGACCACCATTATTAAC
Coding sequences within:
- the LOC125843544 gene encoding DNA repair protein RAD5A isoform X2, coding for MAGIKVTEELVSMVRSIVGDEYTEMDIIRSLHMAKNDPTAAINIIFDTPSFKKIEIRNTHLNSEAGNVSSKIKEAEISRVSSNEGLDTESEFGDNGLVGKRAGCDTGSNGLVGKRAGCDLGSECGGNGLVVKRTGCDMGSEWWYVGCGEVAGMSTCKGRILKPGDEVDFTFPVEKKLSSPSPGKFGGGRGRQAAACSEIVRFSTKACGEIGRIPNEWARCILPLVRDKKIRIEGCCKSAPNILGIMDSVLLSVRVHINSSMFRKSHQTSLKARSSPADDTVVHPLPTLFHLLGLTPFKKAEFTPADLYTRKRPLNEQDSSGGPASLLRANLSKSSSSADGDKVEDDESISDTDLDCIVGLADSSKLQEMEPPSMLQCELRPYQKQALHWMMQLERGRNTDEAATTLHPCWNAYRLKDERDLVVYLNAFSGDATTEFPSTLEMARGGILADSMGLGKTIMTISLLLSHSERGGSSGSQSTSQLSSENGEASNILGHSPTFVKKSAKFSSLDKLLKHKPILISGGNLIICPMTLLGQWKAEIEAHAQPGALSVYVYYGQTRSKDAKVLARSDVVLTTYGVLASEFSAENAEDSGGLLSIRWFRVVLDEAHTIKSSKSQISNAAAALIADCRWCLTGTPIQNNLEDIYSLLRFLRVEPWGSWAWWNKLIQKPFEEGDERGLKLVQSILSLIMLRRTKSSTDREGRPILVLPPADIQVTYCELTEAERDFYDALYKRSKVKFDQFVEQGRVLHNYASILELLLRLRQCCDHPFLVMSRGDTQEFSDLNKLAKRFLKGGKETGEGKDVPSRAYIQEVVEELRNGEQGECPICLEAFEDAVLTPCAHRLCRECLLASWRSSNSGLCPV
- the LOC125843544 gene encoding DNA repair protein RAD5A isoform X1, producing the protein MAGIKVTEELVSMVRSIVGDEYTEMDIIRSLHMAKNDPTAAINIIFDTPSFKKIEIRNTHLNSEAGNVSSKIKEAEISRVSSNEGLDTESEFGDNGLVGKRAGCDTGSNGLVGKRAGCDLGSECGGNGLVVKRTGCDMGSEWWYVGCGEVAGMSTCKGRILKPGDEVDFTFPVEKKLSSPSPGKFGGGRGRQAAACSEIVRFSTKACGEIGRIPNEWARCILPLVRDKKIRIEGCCKSAPNILGIMDSVLLSVRVHINSSMFRKSHQTSLKARSSPADDTVVHPLPTLFHLLGLTPFKKAEFTPADLYTRKRPLNEQDSSGGPASLLRANLSKSSSSADGDKVEDDESISDTDLDCIVGLADSSKLQEMEPPSMLQCELRPYQKQALHWMMQLERGRNTDEAATTLHPCWNAYRLKDERDLVVYLNAFSGDATTEFPSTLEMARGGILADSMGLGKTIMTISLLLSHSERGGSSGSQSTSQLSSENGEASNILGHSPTFVKKSAKFSSLDKLLKHKPILISGGNLIICPMTLLGQWKAEIEAHAQPGALSVYVYYGQTRSKDAKVLARSDVVLTTYGVLASEFSAENAEDSGGLLSIRWFRVVLDEAHTIKSSKSQISNAAAALIADCRWCLTGTPIQNNLEDIYSLLRFLRVEPWGSWAWWNKLIQKPFEEGDERGLKLVQSILSLIMLRRTKSSTDREGRPILVLPPADIQVTYCELTEAERDFYDALYKRSKVKFDQFVEQGRVLHNYASILELLLRLRQCCDHPFLVMSRGDTQEFSDLNKLAKRFLKGGKETGEGKDVPSRAYIQEVVEELRNGEQGECPICLEAFEDAVLTPCAHRLCRECLLASWRSSNSGLCPVCRNTVSRQELITAPSDNRFQVDVEKNWVESSKVSALLFELKRLHSVGSKSIVFSQWTAFLDLLQIPLSRCSIPFVRLDGTLNQQQREKVIKKFSEEDDISVLLMSLKAGGVGINLTAASNAFVMDPWWNPAVEEQAVMRVHRIGQTKQVMIKRFIVKGSVEERMEAVQARKQRMISGALTDQEVRTARIEELKMLFA